CCTGATCAAAGAGCTAAGGGAAAGTCTACTTCATGTGAAAAAAAGAGTAAGGTGCACCAATCCGTTGATTGGAAGGCTTCTTTAATAACTTGGAGCACTGGCATGCCCAAAGAAGGTCCAAGTATGAGAAAGGATGTACAAATCATGCCAACTGTGCCTGCATCTGTTCCATTTCAATCAGCACAACTTCCTGCCACTGACAGAGGATTAGATCTCGCATCAGATGTCGAAGGACATCATTTTGGTTTCAGTAGCAACAAAGCTTCCTATGGAGCACCTTTCTGTGAGGAGAAGCACAGCCACCCCTATCTAGTTGAAAGTGGTGACCTATCTCTGCTGCAGAAGAAGGTAgaagttttttttattcttactGCTGCTGTTGGATATCTATATGTTTGTGTGATATGCTTTACATGGTTGCATTCTATACTTGTGTAGGGAGCATGGGATATACTTTTTGCTGTTGTTTTTAATATTGGTCACTACTTTTTTACTTCACTATCGGTTTATTTTAAATCGGTTTAAACTTATATAGAATATCTGGTTTAAACTTATATAGAATAATGATGATTAGTGTGGTATGAAGGGAAATCTTACATTTGGTAATTGATGAGAATTAAAATTTTCTAGCTTTTTAGATGAACCATCCTCCAGGAAAAGAATATATATTTCCCCCCCttgctttttttcttgttctcttGGGGTGCCTTTTTGTAGGGAGGAGAGAGATTTAAAGTATTTCCTGATTTTCTCAATGCTGTGGCACATTTACTGAGTGTTAGCCTGCAAAGATTTGTGACTGTgtggggtgtgtgtgtgtgggacGAATCTGAGTTTCAATTCACAAGCATGCTCTTATCAATAAAAGCAACATGTAGATCTTTCTAGAGACACTTAAGACTACTGTCTAAATGTGTTGTGAGCTCGTATCAGTTTATGAAAACTTGGCTAATCATCATTATTATTGATGATACTTGATAAAGCTTATATTCATATAGCACTATTGATTGCCTTGTACTGAAATAATTATGCATACAAAGCATACGTATATGTTGAAATTTGAATGGTGATGttctttttagtttcttttataCCAACATCTTTATGGTAATGTTAAGCAAGCCATAAGGTGGATAATATTTTGTCTTTATTGCAGGATTTTTCTAATGCAAGCAATGgtaagaaaaatatcaaaatacatgAACATTCGTCGAAAAAAGATACAGATCGAGCCGAAAACGGATCAGAACAGGTTGCTGTGGATGACGTACCCATGGAAATAGTTGAACTCATGGCAAAGAATCAGTATGAAAGGTGTCTTCCTGATGCTGAAAATGATAAAATCCCTATAGACTTGGACGACTTAACAAGAACCTTACAGACAAGGGATTTCGATAAACCTTGTAGCAGTGGTGCATTTAGTTCATTCCAGGGGGAAGAAGGTCACAAACAAAAGCCTTATGCTAAAAATGGTAGAAATGGCACAATTACGAGATGCGAAATTGTGGGATCTGCTAAACAGAAGTCAGCCGACAACCTTTATCAGGCTGATAAAAACCATTTGACTATGAGACAACTTGGTCAAACTCAAACATTGATAGGGTCTAAGGCATTTCTTCAGCATCCGGAGGAACAGTCGAGTGGATTTCAATATTCAGCTGGCAGCTCTAGCAGGCAACATGTTTCCGAAAATTGCAAATGGATTGAGGACATGGTTGAGAAGAGGCCCCCTAATGCTAGTTGTTGGCAGACCTTTGGACCATGTAACAAAAGCCCTGGTGTTCCATGGCAGAGCAAAGAAGGAGCTAATATTTGGCCATCTATCTTACCAAACAACAGCCCCTTCAGATATAACGTTCCTCAAAAGCATGCTGTTACCAGTACTGATATAGATTTGCTTTCGCATTGTCCTGGCACTCTACATAAAGGGAATCCTAATGGAGAGCGTGATATGAACTATTTTAATCAGAAAGCTGCCAGAGTTGGAAAGCATAAGAAGAATTGTGGTTCTAAATCTATTGGCAGGACACATGCAGAGAACCTATTTGCTTGCAGACATGGTGCAATGAAGCTTCAGCATAAGATGTCGGGGTCATTAGATCTGTATGCTAATGAATCCATACCAGCAATGCATTTACTCAGCCTCATGGATGCAGGCTTGCAGTCTAGTAAACCAATCAGCATGGATGTAAACCCAAAGTTCCTTAAGAAACCTTTGATGCCTCATGACAGCCAACCTGATTTTTCTGGGCTGGAGTCGGTTGTGAGATCCCCATCATATGATTATTATAGTAAAAATAAATTCCCAGAGAATTCTCGTGAACCTGTTCCTACCTTTCCAACAGATGGTGCACCTGCTTCTTTGTTTCAACATGATAGAAGTTCCAAGAAGGCTGCTAATTTTCCAGGTGAAGGTTCATGGAAGTCTCgagagaataagaagagaaAAGCCTCTACTTCATATGCTCAAAATAAGAGCTGTGGACCACATAAGTCTTTGTCCACTGGAGGAGGTTTTGGCACTGGTTCTGGATCTGTTCCTGTTTGTTGTAAGCAGAAAATGTTCCTTGGCATTTCAGATCCTATGGTGTTTCCCAGCCGATTTCGTGGTATGCAAGGTTCAACAAAGAGCATGGTAGAGGCCCCTTGTGCTACTGGGACTGTTCGTCCTGTGAACAGGAGTTCAGAGACTGAAGTCTGCAGTACTAACAGAAATCCTGCTGATTTTAGCCTGCCAGAAGCGGGAAATCTTTATACAATTGGAGGGGAAGACCTGAAATTCAGAGCTGCAGTAACTCATGTTAATAGGTCTGGCTTGGAGAAATTTGATGGCAGAAAGCGACAGCCAGAGACTCCTGGCATGAAACAGCTTGTACGACATCGAGCTTGATTAGTCTTCCACTTTCAATGCTGGTAGCTCTTTATAACCTCAATCATCTTTTACTATTTGTTTGAACTGACTGTATGATTCGTCTTCAAAAAGACGATAAAAAAACCTATTTCCGAAAATTTCACTCATTGattaatttctttaatttcagTGGGCAAGGTGTGCCAACTTCTGTGAAGGACAGAATGTAACCCAAACCACGTACTTCAGGTTGTGCCTGTTCCATTCCCAAAACCATACTAGGAAGACAACTTGTTTGTAAGGTCAGGCTTGTATATATTTTCATATGCCTGGACCTTTCACTGGTAACtcttttatgtgtgtgtgtgccaTCAAATATGTATAATGTTGTCGTTACCATCCATAAGAATAGCCTCAATATTGCTGCCTCCGACGAAATGACTAAATATGTCACTTCCATGATTTTTCTGAGCGCCATCCCTTTCAGGGAAGTGGAAACACAGAACAGGGGTATCAGCCAGCATAATACTTGAATTCAGTTATTTGGAGAACTTTCCAACTATCAATAATATTCACAGTTGTTCCTGAATTCCTTGAGTTGTAATTTATGTGGCCTTCTGAGCCAGGGCAGAGAGACGTGTTACTGAACTTTGTGTTTGCTGAAAATAAGAGCGATACATGATGGCCACAAACATGTGGAAAATATTACTTTTAGTATGTTAAATATCTAATTATATAATGTTTGCAAGTAACTTTTTGATTGACAATTGTTGGGTTGTAGTTATGCAGTTTGATTGACACTGTTCCATTGAACATGCAgatctaagagcatccacaatgggaagaatttgaagtacttgagatgatactttcttgataagttaagtgctagatgttcacaatgggtataatggagtgtatttcaagtacttgaaatgttacttttttgataaatatagtgctacatacacacaatgggtgaaaaattacacttgaaaatttagttgtggaaaaaagatacttgagagttggagtatgtatatagttgatgaatagtgaagagagaggtgatgaatagtgaagagagaggtgatgaaaaggaagagagagatgataaaaaggaagaaagagaagatgaaaagaagagagagatatgaaaaagaagagagagatgataaaaaggaagagagagaaaatagagaaagtgagtatgaagtgttggaatgtatggagtgttgatgaataatgtatattgtgggattcactcatccaattaaattgtgccacgtaggatagatgagaagagagagaatgattttgaagtgctggatatttggtgcatcactgtggatgctctaagccTCTAATGTTCCCTGGGAATTGGACGGGTTTGATGATAGTTGCAAATTGACAACTACAACAGAGTATGGTCCAACTCAGAGCAACTGAGCAACATGTATTGTTGGCTTTATTCAACTAGTCAAGCTGCTAAGCTTTTTATTTGATGACTAAAATAAAAGGAGGGTCTGAGGACTACAGAAAAAGCCCAAAACCAATTTAAGCCCGATCACGAGAGCCCGATTGTCGTTTGTGTTTATCACTGCAGGTGACCGAACGATAGCGCCCACTGGTTCAGACTTGACAGTCTCGTGAACAGAAGATACATGTGAATCTgacatgaaaagtgaaaacaattATATAATTTGAAGTTTTCAACAACGATTGCTGTCGATTCCCTCGTTTGTTCTGACCTGCACTTGCATTGATTCATTTACTCTCCAATTATTCATCAAAAGTTAAATCATATTTGCTTTATGCGGTTTCTACAAAATCATTGATTAACACACAGATTCATATTCAAATTCTACGCTCAATTATGCAGCTTTGAGCTTGTAACCCTAGAGTGAGACACAGAGCTCGACTGCGGGGAATACATGGAACAACAACACAACAAACGAGTCAAACATGTAACAGTCAAATCATATGCCCATTCTCGGTCAAATCTGGCCGTCCATACTCTTCTAGCACCTTCAATAGGTGGGCCCCTTTCCTCCTCCCTCTCTGAGTACTCTCCCCTTGTAATGCCAACACAACTGCACGCGCCACCTCCTCTGGTGGAGCAGTCACCGCAGTCTCCTCATTTTCTCCGCCTCCACCACCGTAAATCACGGCAAGCACACTCATAGCGTACTCCTTCCCCCTCCCGCCCATTTTCCCCATCATTGCCACCATCACCGGCACCGCAAGCGCGTGGACCCGCATCGCCGCTGCTCCTTCCAGCAGCGTGCACATTAGTTCCAATGCCGCCAATGCTCGCTCTGCCGAAGCCGCTTCAAGCTCCATCGCAGTCTCTACCACCGCCCCCACTGCCCCGGCCTCTACTGCCACCAGGCGGTTGCACTCGGCCAAACAAAGTGCTAGTAAAATTTTTGTTGCCGGTTTTGCCCCCGCCTCGCTTCTTAAATTTTTAACTACTCCAAGCATCAAATTCGGCGGGCAAACCGGGTCCGAAGATGGATTCGGGACGAGTGACCGCTCAAGGAGATGGAGAGCGGAGAGTAGGTCGGAGTCAGTCTCAGCGCCGATAAGCTGAAGCTCGGCCACGTGGAAGACTTCATGGATGTTGGTGAAGGGAATCGGTAGCGATATCGGTAACGGGTCGCCCGGGCTAGAGAGATCGGGTTTCGGGTCGGATATGTGGCGTTGGGGATGAAGAGGCGAGGTTGGGAGAGGAAACTTCCACTGAGTGAAACTTTGTGAAGTGgatgaggaagaggaggaggattcAGGATGTGGATTAGAAGGCAGTGGGGGTGGAGGCGGAGGAAggggtggtggaggtggaggtggaggtggtggtggtggtgaggcAGATGAGGTGAGTGGGAGAGAAGGAGAATGAGGGGCTG
This genomic window from Tripterygium wilfordii isolate XIE 37 chromosome 9, ASM1340144v1, whole genome shotgun sequence contains:
- the LOC120005341 gene encoding protein EMBRYONIC FLOWER 1-like isoform X1; this translates as MGSNALVEENHQSDNCNIVTKSVGSSIKIDSISIDLVSPNDKGNAAKCEHFSICGYVSEMRQKDWRKCWPFSLDHNPRQEIGSKVEVSWKIPSLSYVATEDVSNLMQKRHNPDGTVAFRARCSGSGNFCEPACGQVEHADRNLNCMASIHVVETCSKGKETSADSQLTELMTACGTAEEDDETLNANKRHATRHPSVESEECDCTSSENVAIPIGNNLRDHHHDKAITLHRRKTRMVRLLTELLCEKGDADSNHFRKEESSSNAISDDADTLSAPQGMVTIQGNVQSTGANRKFPRDEGWRSTSTRFLDNTYKIVGVLKGDTETKNAIAGPELEKDLVSGMSLQSGTKSNVSKYRTGKTPIICKKRNGRTHFLDECQPLGPSRMEVPRKIQDETGVGYEGNVDADFSFKLAHSAFVGREMDLFPLPDQRAKGKSTSCEKKSKVHQSVDWKASLITWSTGMPKEGPSMRKDVQIMPTVPASVPFQSAQLPATDRGLDLASDVEGHHFGFSSNKASYGAPFCEEKHSHPYLVESGDLSLLQKKDFSNASNGKKNIKIHEHSSKKDTDRAENGSEQVAVDDVPMEIVELMAKNQYERCLPDAENDKIPIDLDDLTRTLQTRDFDKPCSSGAFSSFQGEEGHKQKPYAKNGRNGTITRCEIVGSAKQKSADNLYQADKNHLTMRQLGQTQTLIGSKAFLQHPEEQSSGFQYSAGSSSRQHVSENCKWIEDMVEKRPPNASCWQTFGPCNKSPGVPWQSKEGANIWPSILPNNSPFRYNVPQKHAVTSTDIDLLSHCPGTLHKGNPNGERDMNYFNQKAARVGKHKKNCGSKSIGRTHAENLFACRHGAMKLQHKMSGSLDLYANESIPAMHLLSLMDAGLQSSKPISMDVNPKFLKKPLMPHDSQPDFSGLESVVRSPSYDYYSKNKFPENSREPVPTFPTDGAPASLFQHDRSSKKAANFPGEGSWKSRENKKRKASTSYAQNKSCGPHKSLSTGGGFGTGSGSVPVCCKQKMFLGISDPMVFPSRFRGMQGSTKSMVEAPCATGTVRPVNRSSETEVCSTNRNPADFSLPEAGNLYTIGGEDLKFRAAVTHVNRSGLEKFDGRKRQPETPGMKQLVRHRA
- the LOC120005341 gene encoding protein EMBRYONIC FLOWER 1-like isoform X2 — protein: MGSNALVEENHQSDNCNIVTKSVGSSIKIDSISIDLVSPNDKGNAAKCEHFSICGYVSEMRQKDWRKCWPFSLDHNPRQEIGSKVEVSWKIPSLSYVATEDVSNLMQKRHNPDGTAFRARCSGSGNFCEPACGQVEHADRNLNCMASIHVVETCSKGKETSADSQLTELMTACGTAEEDDETLNANKRHATRHPSVESEECDCTSSENVAIPIGNNLRDHHHDKAITLHRRKTRMVRLLTELLCEKGDADSNHFRKEESSSNAISDDADTLSAPQGMVTIQGNVQSTGANRKFPRDEGWRSTSTRFLDNTYKIVGVLKGDTETKNAIAGPELEKDLVSGMSLQSGTKSNVSKYRTGKTPIICKKRNGRTHFLDECQPLGPSRMEVPRKIQDETGVGYEGNVDADFSFKLAHSAFVGREMDLFPLPDQRAKGKSTSCEKKSKVHQSVDWKASLITWSTGMPKEGPSMRKDVQIMPTVPASVPFQSAQLPATDRGLDLASDVEGHHFGFSSNKASYGAPFCEEKHSHPYLVESGDLSLLQKKDFSNASNGKKNIKIHEHSSKKDTDRAENGSEQVAVDDVPMEIVELMAKNQYERCLPDAENDKIPIDLDDLTRTLQTRDFDKPCSSGAFSSFQGEEGHKQKPYAKNGRNGTITRCEIVGSAKQKSADNLYQADKNHLTMRQLGQTQTLIGSKAFLQHPEEQSSGFQYSAGSSSRQHVSENCKWIEDMVEKRPPNASCWQTFGPCNKSPGVPWQSKEGANIWPSILPNNSPFRYNVPQKHAVTSTDIDLLSHCPGTLHKGNPNGERDMNYFNQKAARVGKHKKNCGSKSIGRTHAENLFACRHGAMKLQHKMSGSLDLYANESIPAMHLLSLMDAGLQSSKPISMDVNPKFLKKPLMPHDSQPDFSGLESVVRSPSYDYYSKNKFPENSREPVPTFPTDGAPASLFQHDRSSKKAANFPGEGSWKSRENKKRKASTSYAQNKSCGPHKSLSTGGGFGTGSGSVPVCCKQKMFLGISDPMVFPSRFRGMQGSTKSMVEAPCATGTVRPVNRSSETEVCSTNRNPADFSLPEAGNLYTIGGEDLKFRAAVTHVNRSGLEKFDGRKRQPETPGMKQLVRHRA
- the LOC120005468 gene encoding wiskott-Aldrich syndrome protein family member 1, with translation MKTHHPKPRPLFSCGFFRHCTQTVLSPTAPHSPSLPLTSSASPPPPPPPPPPPPLPPPPPPLPSNPHPESSSSSSSTSQSFTQWKFPLPTSPLHPQRHISDPKPDLSSPGDPLPISLPIPFTNIHEVFHVAELQLIGAETDSDLLSALHLLERSLVPNPSSDPVCPPNLMLGVVKNLRSEAGAKPATKILLALCLAECNRLVAVEAGAVGAVVETAMELEAASAERALAALELMCTLLEGAAAMRVHALAVPVMVAMMGKMGGRGKEYAMSVLAVIYGGGGGENEETAVTAPPEEVARAVVLALQGESTQRGRRKGAHLLKVLEEYGRPDLTENGHMI